In the Hordeum vulgare subsp. vulgare chromosome 7H, MorexV3_pseudomolecules_assembly, whole genome shotgun sequence genome, one interval contains:
- the LOC123413585 gene encoding uncharacterized protein LOC123413585 isoform X2 yields the protein MPPETRSRRAREAPPPAQRPRLTRAGSRVDAPTRGRSGKVNEDVETRFQHLASSVQNDVMQLNGAMEASLDYMYGKDYAAASSSRILNTSDEAVEPSSRHDGHNTLGTYKDGQDNCTSTGHDESGTATNPEAAADRDEGTDQGDQAAGQHKRQRKPRRRNMLGTDRIVINRVSEAGLPVSPKKAKQGYRNALGCILRETVSINETNLRSKANGNLRALLISKLHTHYKFPDVSLNETTLVNNRALCKWSKLLSSWKSKAKNEYLKKDYETEIKKMWPSVSEEDWNLFKQHCETPEVKEMEKWGKDMRAKNIGNHTLGSRGYPGKKPKWDKQDTEFTAAGDYPVMVLETRSRRAHASETALPSPQRPQLTHAGSRGNAPTSGRSGQVNEDVESRFQHLASSVQNDVMQLKATTREDEGGTHTQDVVAVVPRMTRKRAREACASETALPSLQHTRLTRNGSKGEAPTSGCSDQVNKDVESRFRHLASSVQNDVMQLEAATGEDGGGARIQDLVTIVTRMTRRAAREACASETALVSLQRIRLTRGGSRGEAPTSGRSDMSGNDSDAASSSRTISAGDEAVEPSPRHGDPDALGTFMDGQDDYTSTVHDESGTATNPADATDRDEGTGQGDQEAGQPKKQRKPRRRNMLGTNRIVINRVSEAGLPLSPKKAERGYSNGLGCILRETVSINETNLRSKANENLRALLISKLHTHYKFPDESLDETTPVNNRALCKWSKVLSTWKSKAKSEYLEKDYITEIKKKWPSVSEEDWNLFKQHCKTPEVKEMEKWGKDMRARNIGNHTLGSRGYPGKKPKWDKQDAEFAAAGIPNPFKEFENPRENDYIRSRCKYDEETKTWVLDEKTMKVKELLRQYHVESQSSQESESSARWDDPLNRSINVVLGRDPKTRPASGRVNGVGVNEKWDTHYPEDRELARQRRRASRASFESRLAGMREELKEEMREEIEVKAKAMATAQVMEMWPDLIEAVKQSLASGQTAPPPSAVTLAPANVILEKEPRPGAHHSSHSVCFMG from the exons GGTCACAACACCTTGGGCACATACAAGGATGGGCAGGACAACTGCACATCCACTGGTCATGATGAGTCCGGCACCGCCACAAATCCTGAAGCCGCGGCCGATCGCGACGAAGGGACCGACCAAGGGGACCAGGCAGCTGGACAACACAAAAGGCAACGCAAGCCTAGGCGCCGAAACATGCTCGGCACCGATAGGATTGTTATCAACCGAGTGTCTGAGGCGGGTCTACCTGTTAGTCCCAAGAAGGCCAAACAAGGTTACAGGAATGCACTAGGCTGCATCCTTCGCGAAACCGTGAGCATTAATGAAACCAATCTCAGGTCGAAAGCGAACGGGAATTTGCGAGCGCTCCTCATATCGAAGCTGCACACTCATTACAAGTTCCCGGATGTATCCCTCAACGAGACCACTCTGGTAAACAACAGAGCCCTCTGCAAGTGGTCCAAGCTTTTGAGTAGTTGGAAATCCAAGGCCAAAAACGAATACCTTAAGAAAGATTATGAAACTGAGATAAAAAAGATGTGGCCTTCGGTTTCCGAGGAGGACTGGAACCTGTTCAAGCAGCACTGCGAGACCCCTGAAGTCAAGGAGATGGAAAAATGGGGAAAGGATATGCGGGCTAAGAACATTGGTAACCACACCCTTGGAAGCCGTGGTTACCCAGGAAAGAAGCCGAAGTGGGACAAGCAGGACACTGAATTCACTGCAGCAGGCGACTATCCTGTCATGGTGTTGGAGACGAGGAGTAGGAGGGCACACGCATCGGAGACCGCGTTGCCGTCGCCGCAGCGCCCTCAACTCACGCACGCTGGAAGCAGGGGGAATGCGCCGACCAGTGGCCGCTCCG GTCAGGTTAATGAGGATGTCGAGAGCAGATTCCAGCATTTGGCAAGTTCAGTACAAAATGATGTTATGCAGTTAAAGGCGACGACCAGAGAGGACGAGGGAGGCACGCACACCCAAGACGTCGTTGCCGTCGTTCCACGGATGACGAGGAAGAGGGCAAGGGAGGCATGCGCATCGGAGACTGCGTTGCCATCGTTGCAGCACACTCGACTCACGCGTAATGGGAGCAAGGGGGAGGCGCCGACCAGTGGTTGCTCCG ATCAGGTTAATAAGGATGTCGAGAGCAGATTCCGGCATTTGGCAAGTTCAGTACAAAATGATGTTATGCAGTTAGAGGCAGCGACTGGAGAGGACGGGGGAGGCGCGCGCATCCAAGACCTCGTTACCATTGTTACACGGATGACGAGGAGGGCGGCGAGGGAGGCATGCGCATCAGAGACCGCATTGGTGTCATTGCAACGTATTCGACTCACACGCGGCGGAAGCAGGGGGGAGGCGCCGACCAGTGGCCGCTCCG ATATGTCTGGAAACGACTCCGACGCAGCCTCTTCTTCACGGACGATAAGCGCGGGCGATGAAGCTGTAGAACCGTCACCACGTCATGGCGATCCCGACGCTTTGGGCACATTCATGGATGGGCAGGACGACTACACATCCACTGTTCATGATGAGTCAGGCACCGCCACAAATCCTGCAGATGCGACCGATCGTGACGAAGGGACCGGCCAAGGGGACCAGGAAGCTGGACAACCTAAAAAGCAACGCAAACCTAGGCGCCGAAACATGCTTGGCACCAATAGGATTGTTATCAACCGAGTGTCTGAGGCGGGTCTACCTCTTAGTCCCAAGAAGGCCGAACGAGGTTACAGTAATGGCCTAGGCTGCATCCTTCGTGAAACCGTGAGCATTAATGAAACCAATCTCAGGTCGAAAGCCAACGAGAATCTGCGAGCACTCCTCATATCGAAGTTGCACACTCATTACAAGTTCCCGGATGAGTCCCTAGACGAGACTACTCCGGTAAATAACAGAGCCCTCTGCAAGTGGTCCAAGGTTTTGAGTACATGGAAATCCAAAGCCAAAAGCGAATACCTTGAGAAAGATTACATAACTGAGATAAAAAAGAAGTGGCCTTCGGTTTCTGAGGAGGACTGGAACCTGTTCAAGCAgcactgcaagacccctgaagtcaAGGAGATGGAAAAATGGGGGAAGGATATGCGGGCAAGGAACATTGGCAACCACACCCTTGGAAGCCGTGGTTACCCAGGGAAGAAGCCAAAGTGGGACAAGCAGGATGCTGAGTTTGCTGCAGCAGGCATACCAAACCCCTTCAAGGAATTTGAAAACCCGCGTGAAAATGATTACATCAGGAGCCGGTGCAAATATGATGAAGAGACTAAGACATGGGTCTTGGACGAGAAAACGATGAAAGTCAAGGAACTCCTG AGGCAGTATCATGTGGAATCTCAAAGCTCCCAGGAGTCGGAGTCCTCGGCAAGGTGGGACGACCCTCTGAACAGGTCAATCAACGTGGTGCTCGGCAGGGACCCGAAAACAAGGCCAGCTTCTGGTCGTGTGAACGGTGTCGGGGTCAATGAAAAATGGGACACTCATTATCCCGAAGACCGCGAGCTTGCAAGGCAGAGAAGGAGAGCGAGCCGAGCTAGTTTTGAATCCAGATTGGCTGGAATGAGAGAAGAACTTAAAGAAGAAATGAGAGAGGAAATCGAGGTGAAAGCGAAAGCCATGGCGACAGCCCAAGTCATGGAAATGTGGCCCGATCTAATTGAGGCCGTCAAGCAGAGTTTAGCATCGGGGCAAACAGCACCACCACCGTCCGCTGTAACGTTGGCGCCGGccaatgtcattttggagaaagaGCCGCGTCCTGGTGCACATCATAGCAGCCACTCTGTCTGTTTCATGGGCTAG